A DNA window from Thioalkalivibrio sp. XN279 contains the following coding sequences:
- a CDS encoding SDR family oxidoreductase has translation MARRRPLNLVFGASGYIGGHLVPYLLAAGKRVRAVARDAASLERPGWETVERMSADALEPDTLDAVLKGVDTAYYLVHSMAAGADFGQLDLECADNFAAAAARAGVRRIVYLGGLIPEGARSEHLVSRKETGDRLRHGAVPVTEIRAGIIVGPGSAAFEVIRDLVGALPAMVTPRWVRARMPPIALDNLLEYLARIPEHEESAGRIYDAAGPEMLSYEELMRIYGEVVGRKTRIVPVPVLSPMLSSYWLGLVTTVPTPVARALIGGLAHDIPADPEPLRALVPQRLLDYRAAVSAALEAERRQAVAARWTEGALMYRNYRQDYAFYAKRSSGSASTTAAPGEAWQVIAAIGGKNRYYALDFLWTLRELADWFIGGPGFNRGRRHERELRVGDTVDSWRVIGLELERRLTLLFGMKAPGAGILEFELEPEGEGTRITATAYWHPKGAWGLLYWYPLAPFHGLIFSRMTEAIARRAESGADTPRLAAAEKG, from the coding sequence ATGGCCAGGCGACGCCCGCTCAACCTGGTCTTCGGCGCCAGCGGCTACATCGGCGGCCACCTCGTGCCTTACCTGCTGGCGGCGGGGAAGCGTGTGCGCGCCGTGGCGCGCGATGCGGCCTCCCTCGAGCGGCCCGGCTGGGAAACCGTCGAGCGCATGTCCGCCGACGCCCTGGAGCCGGACACGCTGGACGCCGTGCTCAAGGGCGTCGACACGGCGTACTACCTGGTCCATTCCATGGCCGCCGGGGCCGATTTCGGGCAGCTCGACCTGGAGTGCGCTGATAATTTTGCGGCTGCCGCGGCGCGTGCCGGCGTGCGCCGCATCGTGTACCTCGGCGGCCTGATCCCCGAGGGCGCGCGTTCCGAGCACCTGGTCTCGCGCAAGGAGACCGGGGATCGCCTGCGCCATGGGGCGGTCCCGGTGACGGAGATCCGCGCCGGCATCATCGTCGGGCCGGGCTCCGCCGCCTTCGAGGTGATTCGCGACCTGGTCGGTGCGCTGCCGGCCATGGTCACGCCGCGCTGGGTGCGCGCACGCATGCCGCCCATCGCGCTGGACAACCTGCTCGAATACCTGGCGCGCATCCCGGAGCACGAGGAGAGCGCGGGCCGCATCTATGACGCTGCCGGTCCCGAGATGCTGTCCTACGAAGAGTTGATGCGCATCTACGGCGAGGTGGTGGGGCGCAAGACGCGCATCGTGCCGGTCCCGGTGCTTTCGCCCATGCTGTCGTCGTACTGGCTGGGCCTGGTGACCACGGTGCCCACGCCCGTGGCGCGCGCGCTCATCGGCGGCCTGGCGCACGACATCCCCGCGGATCCCGAGCCGCTGCGCGCACTGGTGCCGCAGCGCCTGCTGGATTACCGGGCCGCCGTGAGCGCCGCGCTGGAGGCGGAGCGGCGCCAGGCGGTGGCGGCGCGCTGGACGGAAGGCGCGCTGATGTACCGCAACTACCGCCAGGACTACGCCTTTTACGCCAAGCGCAGTTCCGGCAGCGCCTCGACCACTGCTGCGCCCGGGGAGGCCTGGCAGGTGATCGCCGCCATCGGCGGCAAGAACCGCTATTACGCCCTCGATTTCCTCTGGACCCTGCGCGAGCTGGCGGACTGGTTCATCGGCGGCCCCGGCTTCAACCGCGGCCGACGCCACGAGCGCGAGCTGCGCGTGGGCGATACCGTCGATTCGTGGCGCGTCATCGGGCTCGAGCTCGAGCGCCGGCTCACGCTCCTGTTCGGCATGAAAGCGCCGGGCGCCGGCATCCTGGAGTTCGAGCTCGAGCCGGAGGGCGAGGGCACGCGCATCACCGCCACCGCCTACTGGCATCCGAAGGGCGCGTGGGGACTCCTCTACTGGTACCCGCTGGCGCCATTCCACGGCCTGATCTTCAGCCGCATGACCGAGGCGATCGCACGGCGCGCGGAATCCGGCGCGGACACGCCGCGCCTGGCGGCGGCGGAGAAGGGCTAG
- a CDS encoding SDR family oxidoreductase encodes MKVALFGGTGFVGSYLVDALLAHGHAPRLLVRPGSESKVVQPERCEIVPGDIDDRGAIARCLAGAEAVIYNIGLLREFPDQGVTWEKMHYQGAARVVDAAVAAGVQRFVLMSANGVKPDGTGYQSTKFRAEQYLAASGLDWTVFRPSVVFGDPRGRMEFCSMLYEQMLKPPIPAPLFHAGLWPAGAGRFRMSPVAVEDVAEAFVRALETPASVRRVFPLGGPEAPEWREILRVIAAAAGKRKLMVPAPVAVPRAAAALLDRFAWFPVTRAQLDMLLEGNACDGSEAWSMFGIQPRRFEPAALAYVNPSA; translated from the coding sequence ATGAAAGTCGCCCTGTTCGGTGGCACGGGTTTCGTCGGGAGCTACCTCGTCGATGCCCTGCTTGCGCACGGCCATGCGCCGCGCCTGCTGGTGCGGCCCGGCAGCGAGTCCAAGGTGGTGCAACCGGAGCGCTGCGAAATCGTTCCCGGCGACATCGACGATCGCGGCGCCATCGCCCGTTGCCTGGCAGGCGCCGAGGCCGTGATCTACAACATCGGCCTGCTGCGGGAGTTCCCGGACCAGGGCGTCACCTGGGAGAAGATGCATTACCAGGGCGCGGCGCGGGTCGTGGACGCGGCCGTCGCCGCCGGTGTGCAGCGTTTCGTGCTCATGAGTGCGAACGGCGTCAAGCCGGACGGCACCGGCTACCAGTCCACCAAGTTCCGCGCCGAGCAATACCTGGCGGCGAGCGGGCTCGACTGGACGGTGTTTCGTCCTTCCGTGGTGTTCGGCGACCCGCGCGGGCGCATGGAGTTCTGCAGCATGCTCTACGAGCAGATGCTCAAGCCGCCGATCCCGGCGCCCTTGTTCCACGCCGGGCTGTGGCCTGCCGGCGCCGGGCGCTTCCGCATGTCGCCGGTGGCGGTGGAGGACGTGGCCGAGGCCTTCGTGCGCGCCCTCGAGACGCCGGCCAGCGTGCGCCGGGTGTTCCCGCTGGGCGGTCCCGAGGCCCCGGAGTGGCGCGAGATCCTGCGCGTGATTGCCGCGGCCGCGGGGAAGCGCAAGCTGATGGTGCCGGCGCCGGTCGCGGTGCCGCGCGCCGCGGCGGCCCTCTTGGACCGCTTCGCCTGGTTCCCGGTGACCCGCGCCCAGCTCGACATGCTGCTCGAGGGTAACGCCTGCGACGGCAGCGAGGCCTGGTCGATGTTCGGTATCCAGCCGCGGCGCTTCGAGCCCGCTGCGCTGGCCTACGTGAACCCGAGCGCCTGA
- a CDS encoding thiol-disulfide oxidoreductase DCC family protein: MKTIVYFDSGCPVCAAGAAHWQGRDWARRTEWVDLMVQPEALTAEGVSFAAAMETLHVRDRHGRLVAGGDAFLLLWDQLPGWRWLSRGVRAAGMERLFDRAYRWHSRGRFEKRCSSGTCPVPGARSMS, translated from the coding sequence ATGAAAACGATCGTTTACTTTGACAGCGGTTGCCCCGTCTGCGCCGCCGGCGCCGCCCACTGGCAGGGACGCGACTGGGCGCGACGCACCGAGTGGGTGGATCTCATGGTCCAGCCGGAGGCGCTGACCGCCGAGGGCGTCAGTTTTGCCGCGGCGATGGAAACCCTGCACGTGCGCGACCGTCACGGCCGGCTGGTGGCCGGCGGCGACGCCTTCCTCCTGCTGTGGGACCAGCTGCCCGGCTGGCGCTGGCTGTCACGCGGGGTGCGCGCGGCCGGCATGGAGCGCTTGTTCGACCGGGCCTATCGCTGGCACAGTCGGGGCAGGTTTGAGAAGCGCTGCAGCAGCGGGACCTGCCCGGTGCCCGGCGCGAGGAGCATGTCATGA
- a CDS encoding class I SAM-dependent methyltransferase, producing the protein MSDLSHTFGSQEVDPREREQLVRDVFRRVARRYDLMNDLMSFGIHRLWKRSMAWAVNPGPGQCIVDLAGGTGDIAHRLAGVDRQVIVVDPSYEMMAAGRDSRHHALRWVAGTAEQMPLPDASVDAVTIAFGIRNVTRIEDALAEILRVLKPGGRLLCLEFSRVQGPLRVPYEFYNRWAIPAIGAMVAGDTSAYRYLVESIRRFPDQQAFCGILRQAGFTDVWYRNYSMGIAALHVGSRPA; encoded by the coding sequence GTGTCAGACCTTTCCCATACTTTCGGCAGCCAGGAAGTCGATCCGCGCGAGCGGGAACAGCTGGTGCGCGACGTGTTCCGGCGCGTGGCGCGCCGCTACGACCTCATGAACGACCTGATGAGCTTCGGCATCCACCGGCTGTGGAAGCGCTCCATGGCCTGGGCGGTGAACCCCGGCCCGGGCCAGTGCATCGTGGACCTCGCCGGCGGCACCGGTGACATCGCGCACCGCCTGGCCGGCGTAGACCGCCAGGTGATCGTGGTCGACCCCAGTTACGAGATGATGGCCGCCGGGCGCGACAGCCGGCACCACGCCCTGCGCTGGGTCGCCGGCACGGCCGAACAGATGCCCTTGCCGGACGCCAGCGTCGACGCCGTCACCATCGCTTTCGGCATCCGCAACGTCACCCGCATCGAGGACGCGCTGGCCGAGATCCTGCGCGTGCTCAAGCCCGGCGGCCGGCTGCTGTGCCTCGAGTTCTCGCGCGTGCAGGGCCCCCTGCGCGTGCCTTACGAGTTCTACAACCGCTGGGCCATCCCCGCCATCGGCGCGATGGTGGCCGGCGACACTTCCGCCTATCGCTACCTGGTGGAGTCCATCCGCCGCTTTCCGGACCAGCAGGCCTTCTGCGGCATCCTGCGCCAGGCCGGGTTCACCGACGTCTGGTACCGCAACTACAGCATGGGGATCGCCGCCCTGCACGTCGGCTCCCGGCCGGCATGA
- a CDS encoding class I adenylate-forming enzyme family protein, which translates to MTAAPPVAPLAALARRPAADPVLYWPGGVMSAGELRRRIASLAAAAAAHSPGPGPLRVTSTDRLEMLTGVLAGLSLGRPVLPLAAASGDDPAWGLPPGTKPAAELWVPTSGSSGPARIARLPAAALDAHVAASTAVLPRLGPGDRWLVCLPMHTIGALAAAWRALSAGASLALLKGFDAAAARALMAAGATHVSVVPAMLAPLAAAKAPPPRGLRCLLSGGGPLSQEAADIALAQGWPLWQGWGMTETCAHVAAGPVDAAWQPGVVGRPLPGAELSVEPGSGRIRIAGPMVMAGYLDPGGSRDAGLAADGSFLSSDAGEWLDDGRLRLLGRADEVIVSGGVNIHPETVEAALEACPGVDEAGVTSRPDPRWGALVVAVYAGDITPPALDEWARQHLPATVRPRRFLRVARLPRNAMGKLLRRQLGELGLEAEAGPLG; encoded by the coding sequence ATGACCGCCGCGCCGCCGGTGGCCCCGCTCGCCGCGCTGGCGCGGCGGCCCGCGGCGGACCCGGTGCTTTACTGGCCCGGCGGCGTGATGAGCGCCGGCGAACTCCGGCGCCGGATCGCCAGTCTCGCGGCAGCGGCCGCCGCGCACTCCCCCGGGCCTGGCCCGCTGCGTGTCACCAGCACCGACCGCCTGGAAATGCTCACAGGCGTGCTGGCGGGGCTGTCGCTGGGACGGCCGGTGCTGCCGCTGGCCGCTGCATCCGGAGATGATCCGGCATGGGGACTGCCCCCCGGCACAAAACCGGCTGCAGAACTCTGGGTGCCGACCAGCGGCAGCAGTGGCCCGGCGCGCATCGCGCGGCTGCCGGCAGCCGCACTGGATGCGCACGTGGCTGCCAGCACGGCCGTGCTCCCGCGCCTCGGGCCGGGCGATCGCTGGCTGGTGTGCCTGCCGATGCACACCATCGGCGCCCTGGCCGCCGCCTGGCGCGCGCTCAGCGCCGGCGCCTCGCTGGCCCTGCTGAAGGGCTTCGATGCGGCGGCCGCACGGGCGCTCATGGCCGCGGGCGCGACGCATGTCTCCGTGGTCCCGGCCATGCTCGCGCCGCTGGCCGCGGCGAAGGCCCCGCCGCCGCGAGGGCTGCGCTGCCTGTTGTCCGGTGGCGGACCCCTGTCGCAGGAGGCGGCGGATATCGCGCTCGCGCAAGGCTGGCCGCTGTGGCAGGGCTGGGGCATGACCGAGACCTGCGCGCACGTCGCGGCCGGGCCGGTCGACGCCGCCTGGCAGCCCGGGGTGGTGGGACGCCCGCTCCCCGGCGCGGAGCTCTCCGTCGAGCCCGGGAGCGGGCGCATCCGCATTGCCGGGCCGATGGTCATGGCCGGCTACCTCGACCCGGGCGGCTCGCGCGACGCGGGACTCGCCGCGGACGGCAGTTTCCTCAGCAGCGACGCCGGCGAGTGGCTGGACGACGGCCGGCTGCGCTTGCTCGGGCGCGCGGATGAAGTCATTGTCAGCGGCGGCGTGAACATCCATCCCGAGACGGTCGAAGCGGCGCTCGAGGCCTGTCCCGGCGTCGACGAAGCGGGCGTCACGAGCCGGCCCGACCCGCGCTGGGGTGCGCTGGTGGTCGCGGTTTACGCCGGGGACATCACGCCGCCGGCGCTGGATGAGTGGGCGCGGCAGCACCTGCCGGCCACCGTCCGGCCGCGTCGCTTCCTGCGCGTGGCGCGCCTGCCGCGCAACGCCATGGGCAAGCTGCTACGCCGTCAGCTCGGCGAGCTCGGGCTCGAAGCCGAGGCCGGGCCGCTCGGCTAA